The genomic window CAGGCTTGCTTCCACAACCACAATGCTATTTGAAGGAAGCCTTCTAAACTCTTCATCAAGCCTTCTGTATAGTTCAGTATGAGTTATACTTTCCAACAGTCTTAGGCTCTGTGGGTCTGAAAAGACTATCTGTGCAAGTGTTTTTCTGTCAATGTTTCCCTCCTTGTCAAGCACCCTATCGCCAAAAGCCTCTAATACCTTTTTGTAAACTTCACCCTTTTCTTCGTAGAAGGACCTTATTATTCTGTCCGCATCAAAGACGTGAAAGCCGGCCTCTTGAAAAAAACTTCCTACGGTGGATTTACCAGAGCCAAGATTTCCTGTTAAGGCTATCTTTAACATTAAGAGATATTTTAAACGGAGGTGCGGTCATGAAAAAGTTTTATATATCCCTTTTGCTTGTAAGCCTTGGCTTTGCCTTAGAGGGAGAGCTTATCTTTAAAAATTCTTGTATGAGATGCCATACAGAAAAGGATAGAAAGCCCCTGAGCTACCTAAAGGAGAAGTACAAGGGTAAGCCTGAGGCAGTTATGGAGCTTACGAAAAGGTGTCCATGGGGTCAGGGGCTGTCGGAAATGGAAGCGGAACTTGTCAGCAAGTGGCTGGCGGGTATAAAATAGAGCCATGGGCTTGGCTGAAAGGTATCCAGTAAGATACACGGTGGAGGACTGGAAGCACTGGCAAGGAGACTGGGAGCTGGTGGAGGGCGTTCCCTACGCTATGGCGTCGCCTAGACCAGTGAACCAAATGCTGCTCAGCCAGCTCTCTTGGCTTTTGATAACAAAGCTGGTAGGGTGTCCTCAGTGTGTAGTCTATTCAGAGCTTGATTGGTATGTTAGCTATGATACAGTTATAAGACCTGATTTAATGGTGCTTTGTGGGGATATTCCTGAGAGAGTAGAAAGACCTCCAGAGCTTGTGGTGGAAATAGTTTCGCCCTCCAGCAGGCATATGGACGAAGGGCTAAAGTTTGAACTGTGTGAAAGGGAAGGTGTGAAATACTTTGTGTTAGTTTACCCCGAAGAGAGAAGTGTTAGGGTCTTTGAGCTTTTGGAGGATAAATACGAAGAAAAGCCTGACAGGAATTTCAAGCTATCAGCCTGTGAAGTTGAAATTGATTTTGCAAAAATATTTGTTTAGGGGGTAT from Hydrogenobacter sp. T-8 includes these protein-coding regions:
- the coaE gene encoding dephospho-CoA kinase (Dephospho-CoA kinase (CoaE) performs the final step in coenzyme A biosynthesis.), whose protein sequence is MLKIALTGNLGSGKSTVGSFFQEAGFHVFDADRIIRSFYEEKGEVYKKVLEAFGDRVLDKEGNIDRKTLAQIVFSDPQSLRLLESITHTELYRRLDEEFRRLPSNSIVVVEASLLIEKGTYRNYHATVLVYAPYELCKERALRAGYSLEDFERRWRNQLPPEEKMRYAHFILENTETLNKLRSRTFELVRVFRNWVEFQNEEFS
- a CDS encoding c-type cytochrome, encoding MKKFYISLLLVSLGFALEGELIFKNSCMRCHTEKDRKPLSYLKEKYKGKPEAVMELTKRCPWGQGLSEMEAELVSKWLAGIK
- a CDS encoding Uma2 family endonuclease yields the protein MGLAERYPVRYTVEDWKHWQGDWELVEGVPYAMASPRPVNQMLLSQLSWLLITKLVGCPQCVVYSELDWYVSYDTVIRPDLMVLCGDIPERVERPPELVVEIVSPSSRHMDEGLKFELCEREGVKYFVLVYPEERSVRVFELLEDKYEEKPDRNFKLSACEVEIDFAKIFV